One stretch of Streptomyces peucetius DNA includes these proteins:
- a CDS encoding sensor histidine kinase — translation MSFPRPHRDDVLLGVTGLLGGLLLWALGLHTNGLRAPLPSWVTLVPLVVVAGLEPLRRTMPRTALAVGTAAIVLDPFTPGNIATVLMFADLVYAAVVYGTPASARRIPVTTGMITLAVTIGFLAWLREPVALLIGVVTGLVSFGPATTGAIVRNHREAANAARLRAEQTALLAEMDRTQAIAAERARMARELHDLVAGHLSAIAIHSTAALSIDDASTTKQALTVIRENSVEGLAEMRRLIGLLRERSGDVEPAAAPTLAGLDALVAQAGTNGAASGLTFVLHDERDTGTRLPAPVELAAYRVVQESLTNAIKHAEAGDVRVEVSGGAGGALRVTVTSPFGRRPGPRAPGSGAGLVGMEERVALLDGRFEAGPAPDPAGGHAKIWRVRAVLPVADDDKEPSA, via the coding sequence GTGAGCTTCCCCCGCCCCCACCGTGACGACGTGCTGCTCGGGGTCACCGGTCTGCTCGGCGGTCTCCTGCTCTGGGCGCTCGGGCTCCACACCAACGGACTCCGGGCGCCGCTGCCGTCCTGGGTGACGCTGGTGCCGCTGGTGGTGGTGGCAGGGCTGGAGCCGCTGCGCCGGACCATGCCCCGCACGGCCCTGGCCGTCGGCACCGCCGCGATCGTGCTCGACCCGTTCACCCCCGGCAACATCGCGACCGTCCTGATGTTCGCCGACCTCGTGTACGCGGCGGTGGTGTACGGCACTCCGGCCTCCGCCCGCCGGATCCCCGTCACCACCGGCATGATCACCCTCGCGGTGACGATCGGGTTCCTGGCGTGGCTGCGGGAGCCCGTCGCCCTGCTGATCGGTGTCGTCACCGGGCTGGTCTCGTTCGGCCCCGCGACCACCGGGGCGATCGTGCGCAACCACCGGGAGGCGGCGAACGCCGCCCGGCTGCGGGCCGAGCAGACCGCGCTGCTCGCGGAGATGGACCGGACGCAGGCGATCGCGGCGGAGCGCGCCCGGATGGCCCGCGAGTTGCACGACCTGGTGGCGGGCCACCTGTCGGCGATCGCCATCCACTCGACGGCCGCGCTCTCCATCGACGACGCGTCGACCACGAAACAGGCGCTGACGGTGATCCGGGAGAACAGCGTCGAGGGGCTGGCCGAGATGCGCAGGCTGATCGGGCTGCTGCGCGAGCGCAGCGGCGACGTGGAGCCGGCCGCCGCGCCCACCCTGGCGGGCCTCGACGCCCTGGTGGCGCAGGCCGGTACCAACGGCGCGGCGAGCGGCCTGACGTTCGTGCTGCACGACGAACGGGACACGGGGACGCGGCTGCCCGCTCCGGTGGAGCTCGCGGCTTACCGCGTCGTGCAGGAGTCGCTGACCAACGCGATCAAGCACGCGGAGGCCGGCGACGTGCGTGTCGAGGTGTCCGGCGGGGCGGGCGGCGCGCTGCGGGTGACGGTGACCAGCCCGTTCGGGCGGCGGCCGGGGCCCCGGGCGCCGGGGTCGGGGGCCGGGCTGGTGGGCATGGAGGAACGGGTGGCGCTGCTGGACGGAAGGTTCGAGGCGGGCCCCGCCCCTGACCCGGCGGGCGGGCACGCGAAGATCTGGCGCGTGCGGGCGGTGCTGCCCGTGGCGGACGACGACAAGGAGCCTTCCGCATGA
- a CDS encoding cob(I)yrinic acid a,c-diamide adenosyltransferase: MVNLTRIYTRTGDQGTTALGDMSRTAKTDLRISAYADANEANAVIGTAIALGQLDEEVVKVLVRVQNDLFDVGADLSTPVVKNPEYPPLRVEQNYIDKLEADCDRFLEQLEKLRSFILPGGTPGAALLHQACTVVRRAERSTWAAMEVHGETMNPLTATYLNRLSDLLFILARVANKEVGDVLWVPGGER; this comes from the coding sequence ATGGTCAATCTGACGCGTATCTACACCCGTACCGGCGACCAGGGCACCACCGCCCTCGGCGACATGAGCCGCACCGCCAAGACCGACCTGCGGATCTCCGCGTACGCCGATGCCAACGAGGCCAACGCGGTCATCGGCACGGCGATCGCGCTGGGGCAGCTGGACGAGGAGGTCGTGAAGGTCCTCGTCCGCGTGCAGAACGACCTGTTCGACGTGGGCGCGGACCTCTCCACACCGGTCGTGAAGAACCCGGAGTACCCGCCCCTGCGGGTCGAGCAGAACTACATCGACAAGCTGGAGGCCGACTGCGACCGCTTCCTGGAGCAGCTGGAGAAGCTGCGGAGCTTCATCCTTCCAGGCGGCACCCCGGGCGCCGCGCTGCTGCACCAGGCGTGCACCGTCGTGCGGCGGGCGGAGCGGTCGACCTGGGCAGCCATGGAGGTGCACGGCGAGACGATGAACCCGCTGACCGCGACATACCTCAACCGCCTCTCCGACCTGCTGTTCATCCTGGCCAGGGTGGCGAACAAGGAGGTCGGGGACGTGCTGTGGGTGCCCGGCGGCGAGCGCTAG
- a CDS encoding 3-hydroxyacyl-CoA dehydrogenase family protein: MARKLAVIGAGLMGSGIAQVSAQAGWDVVLRDVTDEALTRGKDGIKASYDKFVSKGKLEAAAAEAALARITTTTDLDAVADADIVVEAVFEKLEVKHEIFRALDKLVRDDAVLASNTSAIPITKIAAVTERPERVVGAHFFSPVPMMQLCELVRGYKTSDETLATTREFAESVGKTCIVVNRDVAGFVTTRLISALVVEAAKLYESGVATAEDIDIACKLGFGHAMGPLATADLTGVDILLHATSNIYTESQDEKFAPPELMRRMVDAGDIGRKSGQGFYKH, from the coding sequence GTGGCCAGGAAGCTCGCCGTCATCGGTGCCGGACTCATGGGTTCCGGAATCGCGCAGGTCTCCGCCCAGGCGGGCTGGGACGTCGTACTGCGTGATGTGACCGACGAGGCTCTGACCCGCGGCAAGGACGGCATCAAGGCGTCCTACGACAAGTTCGTCTCCAAGGGGAAGCTCGAAGCCGCCGCCGCCGAGGCCGCGTTGGCGCGCATCACCACCACGACCGACCTGGACGCCGTCGCCGACGCCGACATCGTCGTCGAGGCCGTCTTCGAGAAGCTCGAGGTCAAGCACGAGATCTTCCGTGCGCTCGACAAGCTCGTACGGGACGACGCCGTCCTCGCCTCCAACACCTCCGCCATCCCGATCACCAAGATCGCGGCCGTGACGGAGCGTCCGGAGCGCGTGGTGGGCGCCCACTTCTTCTCGCCCGTCCCGATGATGCAGCTGTGCGAGCTGGTGCGCGGCTACAAGACGAGCGACGAAACCCTCGCCACCACACGGGAGTTCGCCGAGTCGGTCGGCAAGACCTGCATCGTCGTCAACCGCGACGTCGCGGGCTTCGTCACCACTCGCCTCATCTCGGCGCTCGTCGTCGAGGCCGCGAAGCTGTACGAATCGGGCGTCGCCACCGCCGAGGACATCGACATCGCCTGCAAGCTCGGCTTCGGGCACGCCATGGGGCCGCTCGCCACCGCCGACCTGACGGGTGTCGACATCCTGCTTCACGCCACGAGCAACATCTACACCGAGTCCCAGGACGAGAAGTTCGCACCGCCGGAGCTGATGCGCCGGATGGTGGACGCCGGTGACATCGGCCGCAAGAGCGGGCAGGGCTTCTACAAGCACTGA
- a CDS encoding STAS domain-containing protein: MHIRGDHAELVVGGRLDVRSAADARTVLHSAVDDGAGDLVLDLTHLDSWDATGLGVIMGAHRRAGRCGRRLVLRGVPPQMQRLLVATRLHRILAIEGGLAAESLPRV, from the coding sequence ATGCACATCAGGGGCGACCATGCCGAGCTGGTCGTCGGGGGCCGCCTCGACGTCCGCAGCGCGGCGGACGCCCGTACGGTCCTGCACTCGGCCGTCGACGACGGAGCCGGCGACCTGGTGCTCGACCTGACCCACCTCGACTCCTGGGACGCCACCGGGCTCGGGGTCATCATGGGCGCGCACCGGCGGGCCGGCCGGTGCGGCCGCCGACTGGTGCTGCGGGGTGTGCCGCCGCAGATGCAGCGGCTGCTCGTGGCCACGCGGCTGCACCGCATCCTCGCCATCGAGGGCGGCCTCGCAGCGGAATCGCTGCCGCGGGTGTGA
- a CDS encoding ATP-binding protein, whose amino-acid sequence MDNDSFGEGTGPARPPRDAITPGQSAPAPRRTVQLVSGDFLLTVNPVDGSEIEPCPPGEQPGRPSRRSAVDRAERHRAAQPPVPPGPAAPRPALLERDEERERLVRLLGRGRSVRLTGPSGSGRTALLDAVAAQCDGFAPDGVVRLNGRHRSPAELLQELFTVVYDAPGHRPDRNALGGFVRDIGAVVVLDDLEFGGAGLDELLDAAPECAFLVAATPDVPAPSADSHLEEVFLSGLGRAAALELLEQAVERPLTEEESNWAGDLWFESEGLPLRFVQAAALLRQCDELRADPEAFEEFAPFAAAGGKDVPLPTLGEGAAPAPLLASRLSDSARRTLRIAVALGGEVPHQAHLPALVGDTHADAALGELMSCGLLSPAGPRYRLAAGVLAQLREKGYDEDAVGHAHTAARHYTWWAGHPSVTPERAVAEADGILAALSALVPGREAGHPSTAVLLARSAAPAFAAGLHWTGWERALRVGSEAARIAGEVAEEAYFHHELGVLALCTGNLDRARAELETSIGMRGALADKSGTVAGRRALALVADRESLPTPASPLALGDGGPVSPPLGVPGLPPTKRLPRTGPAADTVATVVGGASVAPPETPAGPPAGRRTLALLGGARRNRVAAGAGTLLAAVLGTVVTLGMTSDQEEPPGDGVRNGQNVNEGDADDDWTVEDPVADPSDAPSNDKDDPKKPTETATPATAPTSTGRAPAPGDSPSPSSSRSGSPSDPDSPSKSPSKSPSTKPTLPTSPSQSPDPTPPPDSPSPSPTDSSTGDPQGSASATESGDATVTSSASGSNSPSII is encoded by the coding sequence ATGGACAACGACAGCTTCGGCGAGGGCACCGGACCGGCACGGCCGCCGCGCGACGCCATCACGCCCGGACAGTCCGCGCCCGCGCCCCGGCGTACGGTCCAACTGGTCTCCGGCGACTTCCTGCTCACCGTCAACCCCGTCGACGGCAGCGAGATCGAACCGTGCCCGCCCGGTGAGCAGCCCGGCCGCCCCTCCCGCCGCAGCGCGGTCGACCGCGCCGAGCGTCACCGCGCCGCGCAGCCTCCTGTGCCCCCGGGCCCGGCCGCACCGAGGCCGGCGCTGCTGGAACGCGACGAGGAGCGGGAACGGCTCGTACGGCTCCTCGGTCGCGGCCGGTCCGTCAGGCTCACCGGACCGTCCGGCTCCGGCCGCACCGCACTGCTCGACGCCGTCGCCGCGCAGTGCGACGGCTTCGCGCCCGACGGAGTCGTACGCCTCAACGGCCGGCACCGCTCCCCTGCGGAGCTGCTCCAGGAACTGTTCACGGTCGTCTACGACGCCCCCGGGCACCGCCCCGACCGGAACGCGCTCGGCGGTTTCGTACGTGACATCGGAGCCGTCGTCGTCCTCGACGACCTCGAGTTCGGCGGCGCGGGCCTCGACGAACTGCTCGACGCCGCCCCGGAATGTGCCTTCCTCGTCGCCGCCACTCCCGATGTTCCCGCACCGAGCGCCGACTCCCACCTCGAAGAGGTCTTCCTCAGCGGGCTGGGCCGCGCCGCCGCGCTCGAACTGCTCGAACAGGCCGTGGAACGGCCGCTGACGGAGGAGGAGAGCAACTGGGCGGGCGACCTCTGGTTCGAGTCGGAAGGGCTGCCCCTGCGGTTCGTCCAGGCGGCCGCGCTGCTGAGGCAGTGCGACGAACTGCGGGCCGACCCGGAGGCCTTCGAGGAGTTCGCGCCGTTCGCGGCGGCCGGCGGCAAGGACGTACCGCTGCCGACGCTCGGTGAGGGCGCCGCTCCCGCCCCGTTGCTCGCGTCCAGGCTCAGCGACTCCGCCCGGCGCACCCTGCGCATCGCGGTCGCCCTCGGCGGCGAGGTCCCGCACCAGGCGCATCTGCCGGCCCTCGTCGGCGACACCCACGCGGACGCCGCGCTCGGTGAACTCATGAGCTGCGGACTGCTCTCCCCGGCCGGCCCGCGCTACCGGCTCGCCGCCGGGGTGCTGGCCCAGCTCCGCGAGAAGGGCTACGACGAGGACGCGGTCGGCCACGCCCACACCGCCGCCCGGCACTACACCTGGTGGGCCGGACACCCCTCCGTCACGCCCGAGCGGGCCGTGGCCGAGGCGGACGGCATCCTGGCAGCCCTGAGCGCGCTGGTGCCCGGCCGGGAGGCCGGCCACCCCAGCACGGCGGTGCTCCTCGCCCGCAGCGCCGCGCCCGCCTTCGCGGCCGGACTGCACTGGACGGGCTGGGAACGGGCCCTGCGCGTGGGCTCCGAGGCCGCCCGGATCGCCGGAGAGGTCGCGGAAGAGGCGTACTTCCACCACGAACTGGGCGTCCTCGCACTCTGCACCGGCAACCTGGACCGGGCCCGGGCGGAGCTCGAGACGTCGATCGGCATGCGCGGCGCGCTCGCCGACAAGAGCGGCACCGTCGCGGGGCGCCGGGCCCTCGCGCTCGTCGCCGACCGCGAGTCCCTGCCGACGCCCGCGTCGCCGCTCGCCCTGGGCGACGGGGGGCCCGTCTCCCCTCCACTGGGAGTGCCGGGACTGCCGCCGACGAAGCGGCTGCCGCGGACGGGGCCGGCCGCCGACACGGTCGCCACGGTCGTCGGCGGCGCTTCGGTGGCCCCGCCGGAAACCCCCGCCGGCCCCCCGGCGGGCCGGCGCACGCTCGCCCTGCTCGGCGGCGCCCGCCGCAACCGCGTCGCCGCGGGAGCGGGCACGCTGCTCGCGGCGGTCCTCGGCACGGTGGTCACCCTCGGCATGACCTCCGACCAGGAGGAGCCGCCCGGCGACGGCGTGCGCAACGGGCAGAACGTGAACGAGGGCGACGCCGACGACGACTGGACCGTCGAGGACCCGGTCGCCGACCCGTCCGACGCCCCGTCCAACGACAAGGACGACCCCAAGAAGCCGACGGAAACGGCGACACCGGCCACGGCACCGACATCGACGGGCCGGGCGCCGGCACCGGGGGACAGCCCGTCACCGAGCTCGTCGCGGTCGGGGAGTCCCTCGGACCCGGATTCGCCCTCGAAGTCGCCGTCGAAGTCACCGTCGACGAAGCCGACACTTCCGACCTCACCGTCGCAGTCTCCGGATCCGACACCTCCGCCGGACTCGCCCAGTCCGTCTCCCACTGATTCTTCGACCGGCGACCCTCAAGGAAGCGCGTCCGCCACTGAGTCCGGGGACGCGACCGTCACGAGCAGTGCGTCGGGCTCCAACTCCCCGTCCATCATCTGA
- the nucS gene encoding endonuclease NucS — protein MRLVIARCSVDYAGRLTAHLPSAPRLILVKADGSVSIHADDRAYKPLNWMSPPCTLKEGDDSVWTVVNKAGEKLIITMEEILHDSSHELGVDPGLIKDGVEAHLQELLADRIETLGEGYSLIRREYPTAIGPVDILCRDSDGATVAVEIKRRGEIDGVEQLTRYLELLNRDPHLAPVKGVFAAQEIKPQARVLATDRGIGCVVLDYDALRGIEDDKLRLF, from the coding sequence ATGCGTCTCGTCATCGCCCGCTGCTCCGTGGACTACGCCGGCCGGCTCACCGCCCACCTGCCCTCCGCCCCTCGTTTGATCCTGGTCAAGGCGGACGGCAGTGTCTCCATCCACGCCGACGACAGGGCGTACAAACCGCTGAACTGGATGTCCCCTCCCTGCACTTTGAAGGAAGGTGACGACAGCGTCTGGACCGTGGTGAACAAAGCGGGCGAGAAACTGATCATCACTATGGAAGAAATCCTCCACGACTCGTCGCACGAGCTCGGCGTCGACCCCGGCCTCATCAAGGACGGCGTGGAAGCGCACCTCCAGGAGCTCCTCGCGGACCGGATCGAGACACTTGGCGAGGGATACAGCCTGATCCGCCGCGAGTACCCCACGGCCATCGGCCCGGTCGACATCCTCTGCCGGGACTCCGACGGCGCGACGGTGGCGGTCGAGATCAAGCGGCGCGGCGAGATCGACGGCGTCGAGCAGCTCACCCGCTACCTCGAACTGCTCAACCGCGACCCGCACCTCGCCCCGGTGAAGGGCGTCTTCGCAGCCCAGGAGATCAAGCCCCAGGCCCGCGTCCTGGCGACCGACCGCGGCATCGGCTGCGTGGTCCTCGACTACGACGCCCTCCGCGGCATCGAGGACGACAAGCTCCGCCTCTTCTGA
- a CDS encoding SCO5389 family protein, translated as MSLDVSPALLEQAERGEVDEAAFVDCVRTSLPYAWEMISSLVAQLKVDGGEFADNQTPPPDEQARGQLLRALASDAIRGALQRHFGVRLAFQNCHRVAVFPLDSSVDERLARFTSIRGQLLNQSPELRDC; from the coding sequence ATGTCGCTCGACGTCTCACCGGCGCTGTTGGAACAGGCCGAGCGAGGCGAGGTCGACGAAGCAGCTTTCGTCGACTGCGTCCGGACCTCCCTGCCCTACGCATGGGAGATGATCAGTTCTCTGGTGGCTCAGCTGAAGGTGGACGGCGGCGAGTTCGCCGACAACCAGACGCCTCCGCCGGACGAGCAGGCACGTGGTCAGCTGCTGCGCGCACTCGCGAGTGACGCCATTCGCGGAGCGCTTCAGCGGCACTTCGGAGTGCGTCTGGCATTCCAGAACTGCCACCGCGTCGCGGTGTTCCCGCTGGACTCCTCGGTCGACGAGCGGCTCGCCCGCTTCACCTCGATCCGGGGACAGTTGCTCAATCAGTCGCCCGAACTGCGCGACTGCTGA
- a CDS encoding LLM class flavin-dependent oxidoreductase: MRVGTFVLAAQFPGQGQGEALHRAVRTAEVAEEAGLDAVWLAEHHFVPYGVCPSAVTLAALLLGRTRRIQVGTAVSVLPTAHPVALGEQTALLHLTSGGRFVLGVGRGGPWVDLEVFGTGAAAYEKHFPESLDLLLRWLREPRVGADGERFSFREVPVVPRPDELIAGPGDGPEVVVACTSPKSVRLAAERGLPMLLGMHCGDEEKADMVALWRRHALAAGRSPDQVRAAGHVSAGVVQIADRADEATETLVKAMPGWLKQGLDAHVTVDGRHRAMRDPVAYTELLCSLHPVGPPRLAGDRLAATAERTGITRFALLAEGSGDLAATEENVRRVGAEVLPLLG; this comes from the coding sequence ATGCGCGTTGGAACTTTCGTACTGGCGGCACAGTTCCCGGGCCAGGGGCAGGGGGAGGCGCTCCACAGAGCGGTGCGCACCGCCGAGGTGGCGGAGGAGGCGGGCCTCGACGCCGTGTGGCTGGCGGAGCACCACTTCGTGCCGTACGGGGTGTGCCCGTCCGCCGTGACGCTCGCCGCGCTCCTGCTCGGCCGCACCCGCCGGATCCAGGTGGGCACCGCGGTGAGCGTGCTGCCGACCGCCCACCCCGTGGCCCTCGGCGAGCAGACGGCGCTGCTCCACCTCACCTCCGGCGGACGGTTCGTGCTCGGTGTGGGGCGCGGCGGCCCCTGGGTCGACCTTGAGGTCTTCGGCACCGGAGCGGCGGCGTACGAGAAGCACTTCCCCGAGTCCCTGGACCTGCTGCTGCGCTGGCTGCGCGAGCCGCGCGTGGGAGCGGACGGCGAGCGGTTCTCCTTCCGGGAGGTCCCGGTCGTCCCCCGGCCGGACGAGCTGATCGCCGGGCCCGGGGACGGCCCGGAGGTCGTCGTCGCGTGCACCTCCCCGAAGAGCGTCAGGCTGGCGGCGGAGCGGGGTCTGCCGATGCTCCTCGGTATGCACTGCGGCGACGAGGAGAAGGCCGACATGGTCGCCCTGTGGCGCAGGCACGCGCTCGCCGCGGGCCGCTCGCCCGACCAGGTGCGGGCGGCCGGGCATGTGTCGGCCGGCGTCGTCCAGATCGCCGACCGCGCCGACGAGGCCACCGAGACGCTCGTCAAGGCGATGCCGGGCTGGCTGAAGCAGGGGCTGGACGCGCATGTGACCGTCGACGGCCGGCACCGTGCGATGCGCGACCCCGTCGCGTACACGGAACTGCTCTGCTCGCTGCATCCGGTGGGGCCGCCACGGCTGGCCGGGGACCGTCTCGCGGCGACCGCGGAGCGCACCGGCATCACCCGCTTCGCGCTCCTCGCCGAGGGCTCGGGCGACCTCGCGGCCACCGAGGAGAACGTACGGCGGGTGGGCGCGGAGGTACTGCCGCTGCTCGGCTGA
- a CDS encoding ATP/GTP-binding protein, protein MSPRRNRPRGGENPSQRTGDVAGRYGGFGRSETWQDEEWSVRHVAGANAAGKRYRCPGCDQAIPSGMPHVVAWPEHGGIDDRRHWHKACWNAKDRRTSKVQRSRNAPRY, encoded by the coding sequence GTGTCCCCGCGCCGCAACCGCCCCCGAGGCGGCGAGAACCCGTCTCAGCGCACAGGCGACGTCGCCGGCCGGTACGGCGGCTTCGGCCGGAGCGAGACCTGGCAGGACGAGGAGTGGTCGGTGCGCCACGTCGCCGGGGCAAATGCCGCCGGCAAGAGGTACCGCTGCCCGGGGTGCGACCAGGCGATCCCCTCCGGTATGCCGCACGTGGTGGCCTGGCCCGAGCACGGCGGGATCGACGACCGGCGCCACTGGCACAAGGCGTGCTGGAACGCGAAGGACCGCCGCACCTCGAAGGTGCAGCGGTCCAGGAACGCGCCGCGGTACTGA
- a CDS encoding ABC transporter permease, translating into MSTSYQQPGSYASPIPVRGAHFGDALASEWTKIRSVRSTIWTLSVMIVLVLGIGLAVAALVAAAGDSAELGDESVLGMGFFGVLPGSICVMTLGVLTISSEYGTGMIRTTLTACPSRGRVLAAKAAVFFLLVFAITTVTAGLTAVMQNAMVDAGEPTGDEWLRATVGVGLYIASLGLLALGIGAMIRHSAGAITIMLGLMLMPMVAGVFMLGFDSMSGVRDFLFTYAIPSQLIGIYGEATGGGSGPLGWTSVWIMLGVSLAALGGAYATMSSRDV; encoded by the coding sequence ATGAGCACCTCCTACCAGCAGCCCGGTTCGTACGCCTCCCCGATCCCGGTGCGCGGGGCCCACTTCGGTGACGCGCTCGCCTCCGAGTGGACGAAGATCCGTTCGGTGCGGTCCACGATCTGGACCCTGAGCGTGATGATCGTGCTCGTGCTCGGCATCGGTCTCGCGGTCGCCGCGCTGGTCGCCGCAGCCGGGGATTCTGCCGAGCTGGGCGACGAGTCCGTGCTCGGTATGGGCTTCTTCGGTGTACTGCCCGGCTCCATCTGTGTGATGACGCTGGGCGTACTCACCATCTCCTCCGAGTACGGCACCGGCATGATCCGCACGACGCTGACGGCCTGCCCGAGCCGGGGCCGGGTGCTGGCCGCCAAGGCGGCCGTGTTCTTCCTGCTCGTCTTCGCCATCACGACCGTGACCGCCGGGCTCACGGCCGTCATGCAGAACGCGATGGTGGACGCCGGAGAGCCGACCGGTGACGAGTGGTTGCGCGCCACCGTCGGCGTGGGCCTCTACATCGCCTCGCTCGGGCTGCTGGCCCTTGGGATCGGCGCGATGATCAGGCACTCGGCAGGGGCGATCACGATCATGCTCGGTCTGATGCTGATGCCCATGGTGGCGGGGGTCTTCATGCTCGGGTTCGACTCCATGTCCGGCGTGCGCGACTTCCTCTTCACCTACGCGATCCCGAGCCAGCTCATCGGCATCTACGGCGAAGCGACGGGCGGAGGCTCCGGCCCGCTCGGCTGGACATCCGTGTGGATCATGCTCGGTGTCTCGCTCGCGGCCCTCGGCGGGGCGTACGCGACCATGAGCAGCCGCGACGTGTGA
- a CDS encoding ABC transporter ATP-binding protein: MIEAVGLTKRYGAKTAVYNLSFQVRPGAVTGFLGPNGAGKSTTMRMILGLDRPTSGQVTIEGRPFRQLPNAPRQVGALLDAKAVHGGRSARNHLLSLAQLSGIPARRVDEVLGVVGLHEVANKRSKGFSLGMGQRLGIAAALLGDPRVLLFDEPVNGLDPEGILWVRNLMKQLASEGRTVFVSSHLMSEMALTADHLIVIGRGQLMADMSVKDFISHNSADFARVRTPQTEPQQREKLVSALAEAGGQVLSEPDGALRVTGLPLPRISDVAHEADVRLWELSPHQASLEEAYMRMTQGAVDYRSTADEKSGLMQQPPMGHVPPQPHIPEVPQQGFYAPPPPQPGQNPYAAPAAPSAPDAPAAPPAAAPADLTKPEDAR; encoded by the coding sequence ATGATCGAGGCAGTCGGCCTGACGAAGCGCTACGGCGCCAAGACGGCCGTGTACAACCTTTCCTTCCAGGTGCGGCCCGGGGCCGTCACCGGCTTCCTCGGCCCCAACGGCGCCGGCAAGTCCACGACGATGCGCATGATCCTCGGCCTGGACCGTCCGACGTCGGGTCAGGTGACGATCGAGGGCCGCCCCTTCCGGCAACTGCCGAACGCACCCCGCCAGGTCGGTGCCCTGCTCGACGCGAAGGCGGTGCACGGCGGCCGCAGCGCCCGCAACCATCTGCTGTCGCTGGCGCAGCTCTCCGGCATCCCGGCCCGCCGGGTGGACGAGGTGCTCGGCGTCGTCGGCCTGCACGAGGTCGCCAATAAGCGGTCCAAGGGCTTCTCGCTCGGCATGGGGCAGCGGCTCGGCATCGCCGCGGCGCTCCTCGGCGACCCGCGGGTGCTGCTCTTCGACGAGCCGGTCAACGGCCTGGACCCCGAAGGCATCCTGTGGGTCCGCAACCTGATGAAGCAGCTGGCCTCCGAGGGCCGTACGGTCTTCGTCTCCTCGCACCTGATGAGCGAGATGGCCCTGACGGCCGACCACCTGATCGTGATCGGCCGCGGGCAGCTCATGGCCGACATGAGCGTGAAGGACTTCATCTCGCACAACTCGGCGGACTTCGCCCGGGTCCGCACGCCGCAGACGGAGCCGCAGCAGCGTGAGAAGCTCGTCTCCGCGCTGGCCGAGGCGGGCGGCCAGGTGCTGTCCGAGCCCGACGGTGCGCTGCGGGTGACCGGGCTGCCACTGCCGCGCATCAGCGACGTGGCGCACGAGGCGGACGTCCGGCTGTGGGAGTTGTCGCCGCACCAGGCCTCTCTCGAGGAGGCGTACATGCGGATGACGCAGGGCGCGGTGGACTACCGCTCCACCGCGGACGAGAAGTCGGGCCTGATGCAGCAGCCGCCGATGGGACACGTCCCGCCGCAGCCGCACATCCCCGAGGTGCCGCAGCAGGGCTTCTACGCCCCGCCGCCGCCCCAGCCCGGCCAGAACCCGTACGCGGCGCCGGCAGCGCCCTCCGCTCCGGATGCCCCCGCCGCTCCCCCGGCCGCCGCACCCGCCGACCTGACCAAGCCCGAGGACGCACGATGA
- a CDS encoding ABC transporter permease codes for MASTPAVLRSEWTKIRTVASTRWTLISALVVTVAMSAALCALMNATFDDLPPAERLTFDPTLISFSGLVLGQLAMVVFGVLVVGTEYSSGMIRTSLAAVPQRATFIFSKIAVAGLLALAVGMATSFLTFFLGQALLGEHRTTIGEENVLRAVVGGGIYMGLMALFSMGVATMLRSSMLSLGILMPFFFLVSQILSAVPGARDVARYFPDQAGAKIMQVVPNAMNSGDSPYGPWTGLGIMVLWVAAALAGGLLVLKKRDA; via the coding sequence ATGGCCTCGACACCTGCCGTCCTGCGGTCCGAGTGGACCAAGATCCGTACGGTCGCGTCGACGCGCTGGACGCTGATCAGCGCCCTTGTCGTGACGGTCGCGATGAGCGCGGCCCTGTGTGCCCTGATGAACGCGACCTTCGACGATCTGCCCCCCGCCGAGCGGCTGACCTTCGATCCGACGCTCATCAGCTTCTCCGGACTGGTGCTCGGGCAGCTGGCGATGGTGGTCTTCGGGGTGCTGGTCGTGGGCACCGAGTACAGCTCCGGCATGATCCGCACCTCACTGGCCGCGGTGCCGCAGCGCGCCACCTTCATCTTCAGCAAGATCGCGGTGGCCGGGCTGCTGGCCCTCGCGGTCGGGATGGCGACCAGCTTCCTCACCTTTTTCCTCGGCCAGGCGCTGCTCGGCGAGCACCGCACGACGATCGGCGAGGAGAACGTGCTGCGGGCCGTCGTCGGCGGCGGCATCTACATGGGCCTGATGGCGCTCTTCTCGATGGGCGTCGCCACGATGCTGCGCAGCTCGATGCTGTCGCTGGGCATCCTGATGCCGTTCTTCTTCCTGGTCTCGCAGATCCTCTCCGCGGTGCCGGGCGCCAGGGACGTCGCGCGCTACTTCCCCGACCAGGCCGGCGCGAAGATCATGCAGGTGGTCCCGAACGCCATGAACAGCGGCGACTCCCCGTACGGTCCCTGGACGGGCCTGGGCATCATGGTGCTCTGGGTCGCCGCGGCGCTGGCCGGGGGCCTCCTCGTGCTGAAGAAGCGGGACGCCTAG